A stretch of the Melitaea cinxia chromosome 14, ilMelCinx1.1, whole genome shotgun sequence genome encodes the following:
- the LOC123659912 gene encoding eukaryotic translation initiation factor 3 subunit L-like produces MYSSDDYNEGGYESYGDYEPHTGDPQYDLEYDRSYYQMPEMVKKFLVYFRNMITEGMTFEILNLYENTFPKLTEQYFENTPWPDEKEVAPIVDNDPVSKNKMLT; encoded by the exons atgtattcaAGTGACGATTACAATGAG GGTGGGTATGAGTCCTACGGTGATTATGAACCCCATACAGGAGACCCACAATACGATTTGGAGTATGATCGATCCTATTATCAAATGCCGGAAATG GTAAAAAAATTTCTAGTCTACTTCCGCAACATGATCACTGAGGGAATGACTTTCGAGATTctgaatttatatgaaaatacatTCCCTAAGCTTACTGAGCAGTATTTTGAAAATACACCATGGCCAGATGAGAAAGAAGTTGCACCAATAGTAGACAACGATCctgtaagtaaaaataaaatgttgacttaa
- the LOC123659911 gene encoding eukaryotic translation initiation factor 3 subunit L-like, which yields MILYKELYFRDIYARVPGGPKPEQRFLSFYNYCDLFNYILSAETPVPLELPDQWLWELIDEFVYQFQSFAQYRSRTSKLSQAEIEALNTENKAWNVLCILNVLHSLVDKSNIKRQLEVYVTGGDPDSVAGEFGRHSLYKMLGYFSLVGLLRLHSLLGDYYQAIKVLENIELHKKSQYSHVPACQISTSYYVGFAYMMMRRYADAIRTLSSALLYMQRTKQLFSTRSYQNDQINKQTEQMYHLLAICLVLHPQCVDESIQQVLREKNYHEKMFKMQYGDLGEFESCFTFACPKFLSPCPPPIEPGSNYGKDAVKHQTQVFMDEVRQQKMLPTIRSYLKLYTTLPLAKLAAFMSAARGGGERDAAREHAALAIHLLCFKHKMKNVVWTKGPSGLDGKFQSGSELDFYIDNDMIHIADTKVAHRYGDFFIRKLLKFEELNRKLHHIKI from the exons ATGATTCTCTACAAAGAACTTTATTTCCGTGACATATATGCCAGAGTGCCTGGTGGTCCTAAACCTGAGCAAAGGTTTTTGTCATTCTACAATTACTGTGACCTGTTCAACTACATCTTGTCTGCGGAAACACCTGTTCCCCTAGAGTTACCTGACCAGTGGCTTTGGGAGCTCATTGATGAATTTGTGTACCAATTTCAATCCTTTGCTCAATACAG GTCACGTACATCAAAGTTAAGTCAAGCTGAAATTGAAGCTCTTAATACAGAGAACAAGGCATGGAATGTTCTTTGCATTCTTAATGTGCTACACTCTCTGGTTGATAAATCTAACATCAAGCGCCAACTTGAG GTTTATGTGACTGGTGGGGATCCAGATTCCGTAGCTGGTGAATTTGGACGCCATTCTCTTTATAAGATGCTTGGCTATTTCTCCTTAGTTGGTTTGCTGCGTCTGCATTCTTTACTCGGAGACTATTACCAAGCTATAAAG GTGCTTGAAAATATAGAGCTCCACAAAAAGTCTCAGTACTCCCATGTACCGGCGTGCCAGATATCCACATCATATTATGTGGGTTTTGCATATATGATGATGCGTCGTTACGCAGATGCTATCCGCACTCTGTCTTCAGCCCTGCTGTACATGCAACGCACTAAGCAATTGTTCTCAACGCGTTCATACCAGAATGATCAAATCAATAAGCAGACTGAGCAAATGTATCATCTGTTGGCCATCTGTTTGGTGCTACATCCTCAGTGTGTTGATGAGTCTATACAGCAG GTACTTCGTGAAAAGAATTACCACGAGAAGATGTTCAAGATGCAGTATGGTGATCTTGGAGAATTCGAAAGCTGCTTTACAtttgcatgcccaaaattcttgTCGCCCTGCCCACCGCCCATCGAGCCTGGCTCCAACTACGGCAAGGATGCTGTTAAGCATCAGACTCAAGTTTTCATGGATGAA GTCCGTCAACAAAAAATGCTGCCAACGATTCGCTCGTATCTCAAGCTGTACACCACGCTACCACTGGCAAAGCTGGCAGCCTTCATGTCTGCGGCGCGTGGAGGCGGTGAGCGTGATGCGGCGCGCGAGCACGCAGCTCTCGCCATCCACCTGCTGTGCTTCAAGCACAAGATGAAGAACGTTGTCTGGACTAAAGGACCGAGCGGGCTCGACGGAAAGTTCCAGAGCGGATCTGAG CTGGATTTCTACATCGATAATGACATGATTCACATTGCTGACACAAAAGTTGCGCATCGTTATGGTGACTTCTTTATTCGTAAACTTCTTAAGTTTGAAGAACTGAACCGAAAATTgcatcatattaaaatataa
- the LOC123659909 gene encoding pentatricopeptide repeat-containing protein 1, mitochondrial isoform X1, with amino-acid sequence MAFRCLNLLKTVRYSSVILRHNMLCTSITENKYSEIKKNRKQDNIAFLGDPDTFGTLSGRIIDEKLEDDGDIKEEIFLQNIPLNSQKLSTKQYADLIKQYLKYKRIKEAIDVLEVRMIKEDRVKPENYIYNILIGACAEVGFTKKAFKLYNDMKRRALKPTGDTYTCLFESCINCPFPSYGLKMATHLRNLMIEKGVEPNITNFNVMIKTFGRLSDLPTAFKIVDEMMSKKIKIRVHTFNHLLQACIANKDSGLKLALIVWRKMLKMKEKPNLYSFNLMLKCVKDCNLGSKEDMLEVIGIIQEHNLLFNIKPQQLQIESCEPNLPTSQLHSDKNQSEDISKTELNLSDFKENKSPLNNKSEINMQDYKDNIKTDFTTNSSSNVATVNQNISFELVQNHQKALPKIPERILPNLLSKIVQIDEVLAFQEARTSQDRFAMIGGQEDFLKEMESYSVAPDIKTFSQMLYVIDDNTDAENKLIESMKAHKVKADIDFYNMLIKRRCLRMDYENAIEVKNMIEEENKKRKRHPLNKKNKLKANIMTYGVLAMTCNTREKAEQLLTEMQDNQLKVNIEILGTLLRNGTSKIQFGYVLYIMDVVKQERLRVNDVFIRHLEVFNAKCVKLIEKNENEQHESPTIKAAFTRFSNIYKEWLKEINIEEVLKPEHPWKQFTEPHPTTVQRENIRIIQPKKFYKRSRKFIHYKPKV; translated from the exons ATGGCATTTCGTTgtttaaatctattaaaaacAGTCAGATACAGCAGTGTTATATTACGACATAACATGCTATGTACATCAATTACCGAAAACAAATATAgcgaaattaagaaaaatagaaaacaagACAATATAGCGTTTCTTGGCGATCCTGATACCTTTGGAACGTTAAGTGGCCGAATTATTGACGAAAAATTGGAAGATGATGGCGATATTAAAGaagaaatttttttacaaaatattccaTTAAATTCTCAAAAATTATCCACGAAACAATATGCAGATTTAATAAAGCAGTATTTGAAATACAAAAGAATAAAAGAAGCAATTGATGTTTTAGAGGTAAGAATGATAAAAGAAGATAGAGTTAAGcctgaaaattatatttataatatactaattgGTGCTTGTGCCGAGGTGGGTTTTACTAAGAAAGCTTTCAAGTTATATAATGATATGAAAAGAAGAGCTCTTAAACCAACAGGAGATACTTATACTTGTTTGTTTGAATCATGTATTAATTGCCCATTTCCTTCATATGGTTTGAAAATGGCGACTCATTTGAGAAATCTAATGATTGAAAAGGGTGTAGAACcaaatataacaaattttaacGTTATGATCAAGACATTTGGTAGACTATCAGATTTGCCTACagcttttaaaattgttgatGAGATgatgtcaaaaaaaattaaaataagggtGCATACTTTTAACCACTTACTTCAAGCTTGCATTGCTAATAAAGATTCAGGTTTGAAACTGGCTCTTATCGTCTGgagaaaaatgttaaaaatgaaaGAGAAACCAAATCTTTATTCATTTAATCTTATGCTCAAATGTGTTAAAGATTGTAATTTAGGATCTAAAGAAGATATGCTTGAAGTTATTGGTATCATACAAGAACATAATTTGCTCTTTAATATAAAGCCACAACAATTACAAATTGAAAGTTGTGAACCTAATCTCCCTACAAGTCAATTGCATTCAGATAAAAATCAGTCTGAAGATATTTCAAAAACTGAGTTGAATTTGTCTGATTTTAAAGAGAATAAATCACCATTAAATAACAAATCTGAAATTAATATGCAAgattataaagataatattaagACAGATTTTACCACAAATAGCAGCTCAAATGTAGCTACAGTGAATCAAAATATTAGTTTTGAATTGGTACAAAACCATCAAAAAGCCCTTCCTAAAATACCTGAAAGGATTCTACCAAATTTACTTTCAAAAATTGTGCAAATTGATGAAGTCTTAGCTTTCCAAGAGGCACGTACATCTCAGGATAGATTTGCTATGATAGGTGGACAAGAAGATTTCCTAAAAGAAATGGAGTCTTATTCGGTTGCACCAGATATCAAAACTTTCTCACAGATGCTTTATGTCATAGATGATAACACAGATGCTGAGAACAAATTAATTGAATCAATGAAAGCCCATAAAGTTAAAGCTGATATAGACTTTTATAACATGTTAATAAAACGAAGATGTCTTAGAATGGATTATGAAAATGCAATT gagGTGAAGAATATGATAGAAGAGGAAAACAAAAAACGTAAACGGCACccattgaacaaaaaaaataaattaaaagcaaaTATAATGACCTATGGGGTTCTAGCCATGACTTGTAATACAAGGGAAAAAGCAGAGCAATTACTTACTGAGATGCAAGACAATCAATTGAA AGTCAATATAGAAATTTTGGGTACCTTGTTGAGAAATGGTACTAGTAAAATACAATTTGGATATGTGTTATACATAATGGATGTTGTAAAACAAGAAAGATTGAGAGTGAATGATGTATTTATAAGGCATTTGGAGGTATTTAATGCTAAATGTGTCAAACTTATAGAGAag aaTGAAAACGAACAGCATGAGAGTCCCACAATTAAGGCAGCCTTTACGAGATTTAGCAATATTTATAAGGAATGGCTAAAAGAAATTAACATTGAAGAAGTATTAAAACCAGAACATCCCTGGAAGCAATTCACGGAACCACATCCCACAACAGTACAGCGAGAAAATATCCGAATCATTCAACCCAAAAAGTTTTATAAGAGGAGTCgtaaatttattcattacaaacctaaagtgtaa
- the LOC123659909 gene encoding pentatricopeptide repeat-containing protein 1, mitochondrial isoform X2, with translation MAFRCLNLLKTVRYSSVILRHNMLCTSITENKYSEIKKNRKQDNIAFLGDPDTFGTLSGRIIDEKLEDDGDIKEEIFLQNIPLNSQKLSTKQYADLIKQYLKYKRIKEAIDVLEVRMIKEDRVKPENYIYNILIGACAEVGFTKKAFKLYNDMKRRALKPTGDTYTCLFESCINCPFPSYGLKMATHLRNLMIEKGVEPNITNFNVMIKTFGRLSDLPTAFKIVDEMMSKKIKIRVHTFNHLLQACIANKDSGLKLALIVWRKMLKMKEKPNLYSFNLMLKCVKDCNLGSKEDMLEVIGIIQEHNLLFNIKPQQLQIESCEPNLPTSQLHSDKNQSEDISKTELNLSDFKENKSPLNNKSEINMQDYKDNIKTDFTTNSSSNVATVNQNISFELVQNHQKALPKIPERILPNLLSKIVQIDEVLAFQEARTSQDRFAMIGGQEDFLKEMESYSVAPDIKTFSQMLYVIDDNTDAENKLIESMKAHKVKADIDFYNMLIKRRCLRMDYENAIEVKNMIEEENKKRKRHPLNKKNKLKANIMTYGVLAMTCNTREKAEQLLTEMQDNQLKMKTNSMRVPQLRQPLRDLAIFIRNG, from the exons ATGGCATTTCGTTgtttaaatctattaaaaacAGTCAGATACAGCAGTGTTATATTACGACATAACATGCTATGTACATCAATTACCGAAAACAAATATAgcgaaattaagaaaaatagaaaacaagACAATATAGCGTTTCTTGGCGATCCTGATACCTTTGGAACGTTAAGTGGCCGAATTATTGACGAAAAATTGGAAGATGATGGCGATATTAAAGaagaaatttttttacaaaatattccaTTAAATTCTCAAAAATTATCCACGAAACAATATGCAGATTTAATAAAGCAGTATTTGAAATACAAAAGAATAAAAGAAGCAATTGATGTTTTAGAGGTAAGAATGATAAAAGAAGATAGAGTTAAGcctgaaaattatatttataatatactaattgGTGCTTGTGCCGAGGTGGGTTTTACTAAGAAAGCTTTCAAGTTATATAATGATATGAAAAGAAGAGCTCTTAAACCAACAGGAGATACTTATACTTGTTTGTTTGAATCATGTATTAATTGCCCATTTCCTTCATATGGTTTGAAAATGGCGACTCATTTGAGAAATCTAATGATTGAAAAGGGTGTAGAACcaaatataacaaattttaacGTTATGATCAAGACATTTGGTAGACTATCAGATTTGCCTACagcttttaaaattgttgatGAGATgatgtcaaaaaaaattaaaataagggtGCATACTTTTAACCACTTACTTCAAGCTTGCATTGCTAATAAAGATTCAGGTTTGAAACTGGCTCTTATCGTCTGgagaaaaatgttaaaaatgaaaGAGAAACCAAATCTTTATTCATTTAATCTTATGCTCAAATGTGTTAAAGATTGTAATTTAGGATCTAAAGAAGATATGCTTGAAGTTATTGGTATCATACAAGAACATAATTTGCTCTTTAATATAAAGCCACAACAATTACAAATTGAAAGTTGTGAACCTAATCTCCCTACAAGTCAATTGCATTCAGATAAAAATCAGTCTGAAGATATTTCAAAAACTGAGTTGAATTTGTCTGATTTTAAAGAGAATAAATCACCATTAAATAACAAATCTGAAATTAATATGCAAgattataaagataatattaagACAGATTTTACCACAAATAGCAGCTCAAATGTAGCTACAGTGAATCAAAATATTAGTTTTGAATTGGTACAAAACCATCAAAAAGCCCTTCCTAAAATACCTGAAAGGATTCTACCAAATTTACTTTCAAAAATTGTGCAAATTGATGAAGTCTTAGCTTTCCAAGAGGCACGTACATCTCAGGATAGATTTGCTATGATAGGTGGACAAGAAGATTTCCTAAAAGAAATGGAGTCTTATTCGGTTGCACCAGATATCAAAACTTTCTCACAGATGCTTTATGTCATAGATGATAACACAGATGCTGAGAACAAATTAATTGAATCAATGAAAGCCCATAAAGTTAAAGCTGATATAGACTTTTATAACATGTTAATAAAACGAAGATGTCTTAGAATGGATTATGAAAATGCAATT gagGTGAAGAATATGATAGAAGAGGAAAACAAAAAACGTAAACGGCACccattgaacaaaaaaaataaattaaaagcaaaTATAATGACCTATGGGGTTCTAGCCATGACTTGTAATACAAGGGAAAAAGCAGAGCAATTACTTACTGAGATGCAAGACAATCAATTGAA aaTGAAAACGAACAGCATGAGAGTCCCACAATTAAGGCAGCCTTTACGAGATTTAGCAATATTTATAAGGAATGGCTAA
- the LOC123659910 gene encoding glutamate-rich WD repeat-containing protein 1, whose product MSNEQEDCMEGSSSGSEDEEMEEGEEGSNDEDSRPKTYLPDQPLKEDEHLICDQSAYVMLHQAQTGAPCLSFDIVTDNLGNDRHEFPMTTYLVAGTQASSAHLNNILVVKMSNLHPTSKLENENNSEEDDDDDEDEEEDEENKPQMTFSFIKHQGCVNRIRATNFKNSVLAASWSELGRVDVWNITQQLQAVDEPTLLERYNLDTVNNPVKPLYSFNGHQQEGFGIDWCPTEQGVLATGDCRRDIHIWKPNEGGTWTVDQRPLIGHTSSVEDIQWSPNERNVLASCSVDRTIRIWDTRAPPHKACMLTAENAHENDINVISWNNKEPFIASGGDDGFLHIWDLRQFPSNTPIGTFKHHTAPITSVEWHWSEPSVLASAGEDNQVALWDLAVERDDEEVVDEELKNLPPQLLFIHQGQTDIKELHWHKQIPGVIVTTAHTGFNIFKTISV is encoded by the exons ATGTCTAATGAACAAGAAGACTGTATGGAAGGGAGCTCGTCTGGAAGCGAAGATGAAGAAATGGAGGAGGGTGAAGAAGGAAGTAATGATGAGGATTCTCGTCCAAAAACTTATTTGCCGGATCAGCCTTTGAAGGAAGATGAGCATTTGATATGTGATCAATCGGCTTACGTTATGTTACATCAAGCACAAACTGGCGCTCCGTGTCTCAGTTTCGATATTGTCACTGATAACCTCGGCAACGATCGACATGAATTCCCAATGACCACATATTTAGTAGCCGGCACTCAAGCCTCAAGTGCTCATTTAAATAA TATTTTAGTTGTAAAAATGTCCAATCTACATCCTACTTCCAAActagaaaatgaaaataactcAGAGGaagatgatgacgatgatgaagaTGAGGAAGAAGATGAAGAAAATAAACCTCAGATGACATTCTCATTTATCAAACATCAAGGATGTGTCAACAGAATaagg gcaaccaattttaaaaattctgttCTGGCAGCAAGCTGGTCTGAACTTGGCAGGGTGGATGTATGGAACATAACTCAACAACTTCAAGCTGTTGATGAACCAACTTTACTTGAAAGATATAATCTTGATACTGTTAACAATCCTGTAAAACCATTATATTCATTCAATGGACACCAGCAAGAAGGATTCGGTATTGACTGGTGTCCTACCGAGCAAGgt GTACTTGCGACTGGTGATTGTAGAAGAGATATTCACATATGGAAACCAAATGAAGGAGGCACTTGGACAGTTGACCAACGTCCATTAATTGGTCACACTAGTTCTGTCGAAGACATACAATGGTCACCTAATgaaag AAATGTTTTAGCATCATGTTCAGTAGACAGGACTATAAGAATATGGGATACTAGAGCACCGCCGCATAAAGCATGTATGTTGACAGCCGAAAACGCTCATGAAAATGATATCAATGTAATTTCATGGAACAACAAAGAGCCATTTATAGCTAGtg GTGGAGATGATGGTTTTCTTCACATCTGGGATTTAAGACAATTCCCAAGCAATACCCCTATAGGTACATTCAAACACCATACAGCACCTATCACATCAGTTGAATGGCATTGGTCCGAACCTAGTGTTTTAGCTTCGGCTGGAGAAGACAACCAGGTTGCTCTCTGGGATTTAGCAGTTGAAAGAGATGATGAAGAAGTTGTAGATGAAGAATTAAAG aaTCTGCCACCACAACTATTATTCATTCATCAAGGACAAACTGACATCAAAGAACTTCACTGGCATAAACAAATTCCTGGGGTCATTGTGACCACTGCACATACAggttttaatatctttaaaactattagtgtataa
- the LOC123659908 gene encoding mismatch repair endonuclease PMS2, which translates to MEDIQDFSALKINSIKPMNTDTVHRICSGQVVLNLAVAVKELVENSLDAGATNIDIRLKNYGIDLIEVSDNGSGVMEDNFEALTLKYHTSKLNDYSDLLEVSSFGFRGEALSSLCSLADLTITTRHESCKFATKIEYDHKGNIKNKTPCSRQIGTTVTLTNLFCSLPVRKKEFHKNAKREFNKMTNLLYAYCLVSVGVKITCTNQVSASNKSLVVATQGSHSYKDNIACVFGIKQLQSIFEIKTEKVSNIKENIFKGLSGEVKDNEENINIEDVEIDLSEDSNDAQNDESKTSQEIITSTQKSQGYRNMPDPVELLGYISSCEHGIGRSSADRQFFYVNSRPCEPTKVIKLVNEIYRQYNPNQYPFVFLNINVNRISVDVNVTPDKRQVFLTKEKYILDCLRASLLKLFEHVPRTLKIDSTTLASQKLEPELRQPRIFNSFIKQFSNQPKESSDIQYNSPTKSELKRKSITTLDDFLSVKKSSYEKTLYEETSIESEEINETELETSKNDDSSELRNDAVNQNATKIDEKNITNEINITNKEVHCNSSDISIKSTSDIVHEVSHTIYCKTSEIKTPKAKIHKVVTDKEDLGKHVRKTINLKTSMEQIKKLADLCNKNDAKTNPDRIKFKSMINPVFNKKCEEELSREISKESFKKMSIVGQFNLGFIITKLEDDLFIIDQHATDEIYNFETLQKTTELTSQKLVIPQQLELTGVNEQILIDNLEVFKKNGFTFKIDEGAPPTKRVKLITIPMSKNWIFGKDDIEELLFMLKESQSEYCRPSRVRAMFASRACRKSVMIGTALGKADMRQLVDHMAEIDKPWNCPHGRPTIRHLVNLAMVQTNEDGIL; encoded by the exons atGGAAGATATTCAAGATTTCagtgctttaaaaataaactccaTTAAACCGATGAATACCGACACTGTCCATAGAATATGCTCTGGACAg GTGGTGCTTAATTTAGCAGTAGCAGTCAAAGAATTAGTGGAAAATTCCCTTGATGCTGGAGCCACGAACATTGATATAAGATTGAAAAATTATGGAATTGACTTGATTGAAGTATCTGACAATGGATCTGGTGTAATGGAAGATAACTTTGAAGCTTTAA CATTAAAATATCACACCTCAAAGTTAAATGATTACTCTGATTTACTCGAAGTTTCGAGTTTTGGATTCCGGGGAGAAGCATTAAGTTCTTTATGTTCACTAGCAGATCTGACAATCACTACAAGACATGAAAGTTGTAAATTTg cTACTAAAATAGAATATGATCACaaaggaaatataaaaaataaaacaccatgTTCTCGTCAGATTGGGACAACTGTAACTTtgactaatttattttgttcaCTACCAGTGAGGAAAAAGGAATTCCACAAGAATGCTAAAagagaatttaacaaaatgacAAATTTGCTGTATGCATACTGTTTAGTATCAGTGGGTGTTAa AATAACATGCACTAATCAAGTTAGTGCTTCAAATAAATCACTCGTTGTAGCCACACAGGGTTCACACTCCTATAAGGATAATATCGCTTGTGTTTTTGGCATTAAACAATTACAaagtatatttgaaattaaaactgaaaaagtgtcaaatataaaagaaaatatatttaaaggacTATCAGGAGAAGTAAAAGATAACGAAGAAAACATTAATATAGAGGATGTAGAAATAGATTTATCTGAAGATTCAAATGATGCACAAAATGATGAATCCAAAACTTCTCAAGAAATAATTACTAGTACTCAAAAGTCTCAAGGTTATAGGAATATGCCCGATCCAGTAGAACTTTTAGGATACATATCATCTTGTGAACACGGTATTGGACGTTCAAGTGCagatagacaatttttttacgtTAACTCTAGACCTTGCGAACCTACAAAAGTTATCAAACTAGTAAATGAAATATACAGACAGTATAATCCTAATCAATACCCCTTtgtatttcttaatattaatgTGAATAGAATATCTGTAGATGTTAATGTTACACCTGATAAAAGACAAGTATTTTTAACTAAGGAAAAATATATTCTTGATTGTCTTAGAGCTtcattattaaaactttttgaacATGTCCCTAgaacattaaaaatagattCAACTACTCTTGCTAGTCAAAAACTTGAACCTGAACTTAGACAACCAAGAATTTTTAActcttttataaaacaatttagtaaTCAACCAAAAGAATCTTCAGACATTCAATATAATTCTCCTACTAAATCAGAACTGAAGAGAAAGTCCATTACAACTTTAGAtgattttttatctgtaaaaaaGAGTTCTTATGAAAAGACTCTTTATGAGGAAACATCAATAGAATCTGAAGAAATTAATGAAACTGAATTAGAAACATCAAAAAATGATGACTCATCAGAACTCAGAAATGATGCAGTCAATCAAAATGCAACAaaaatagatgaaaaaaatatcacaaatgaaattaatattacaaacaaagaagTCCACTGTAATTCATctgatatttcaataaaaagtacCTCAGACATTGTTCATGAAGTGTCTCATACCATATATTGCAAAACTTCAGAAATAAAAACACCAAAAGCAAAAATACATAAAGTGGTAACAGATAAAGAAGATTTAGGAAAACATGTAcgaaaaactattaatttaaaaacatccatggaacaaataaaaaagttagcagacttgtgtaataaaaatgatgCTAAAACTAACCCTgatagaataaaatttaaatctatgATAAATCCagtatttaataagaaatgtgAAGAAGAATTAAGTAGAGAAATATCTAAAgagtcttttaaaaaaatgtccatTGTGGGTCAATTTAATTTAGGTTTCATAATTACCAAATTAGAAGATGACCTTTTCATTATAGACCAACATGCTACtgatgaaatttataattttgaaacattGCAAAAAACAACTGAGTTAACTAGCCAAAAACTTGTTAT tccTCAACAACTGGAGTTAACTGGAGTCAATGAACAAATACTAATAGATAATCTAGAAGTTTTTAAAAAGAAtggttttacatttaaaatcgaTGAGGGTGCTCCACCTACTAAGAGAGTAAAACTGATAACCATACCAATGTCCAAGAATTGGATATTTGGCAAAGATGATATTGAAGAACTTTTGTTTATGTTAAAa GAAAGTCAGTCTGAATATTGTAGACCGAGTCGAGTGCGAGCAATGTTTGCATCAAGAGCTTGTAGAAAATCTGTCATGATAGGAACTGCATTAGGGAAAGCTGACATGCGTCAACTGGTTGATCACATGGCTGAAATTGATAAGCCCTGg AACTGTCCACACGGAAGACCTACAATTCGACATCTTGTAAATCTTGCAATGGTTCAAACTAATGAAGATGGAATTTTATAG